Genomic DNA from Patescibacteria group bacterium:
GGCGGCGGAAAGTACGAGGCGGGTGGTGTCGTTTTTCGGCTACCCGAATGCCGTCGGGCTATTTTTAGGGCCGATTTCATTGGTGCTCTTTGGATGGATGGCTAAAGAAAAAGAAAACTTAAGAGCTGAAGGGATGACCGGAAAACTTAAACTACTGGTAATCAGTTTAACCGTATTCCTTTCCTGGGCGGCAATCATTTTTGCTAAATCAACCGGCGCGGCTTTAGGGGTAGCGGCCGGACTAATCGTTTTTGCTCTCTTAGGCGGAAAAAGAATAAGATTAGTAGTTGCGGCTGGCGCGCTAATCATGGTTATTGGGATAGCGGCCTGCGCTCCGGCCCGGAATTACGCGATTGATAAAATTACCCTGAAAACTGTTTCCGGGGAAATAAGGAAACAGCAATGGGAAGAAACCTGGAACATGTTAAAGGACGGAAGATTATTATCCGGCGCCGGACTGGATAATTACCAAACGGCGATAAAATCCTATCATCAAGAAGGTATCTGGTTTAACCGGTTTAATGAAAGCGATAAGGATTTTTTAAGAAAAATTATGCAAAGCGAAGAATACCGGAAGCTCGTCTGGCAGCCGACGGAAATTTACATGTATCCGCATAACATTTTTCTAAATTTCTGGTCCGAACTCGGACTGGCCGGATTGCTTTTATTTGTCTGGATAATCGGCAAATATTTTTATCTCGGTTTGAGAAGGCTGAAAGACGGGGATTACACGATCTCAGGACTAATCGGCGCTATGGCCGTAATCGTCGTCCACGGGTTAGTTGACGTCCCCTACTTTAAAAATGATTTATCAATAATATTTTGGCTTTTTGTTTTTATGCTTAGCGCTATAAACTTGAAAGCCAATATAAAAAAAGTATGACCAACTCTAAATTAGCTTTGCACAGCTTTCTTCACTCGGCCGGCGTGCTGGTTTACATTCTCCTGGTGAGCGTTATTATGAGAAACGCCGAAAAGATTTT
This window encodes:
- a CDS encoding O-antigen ligase family protein, encoding MLFFLALYYLIFAILSWQKPERGVMIIIFALPSYLIRFNLFGLPSTLLEGMILIAFFIWFIKNYREVFGNIKKRIKGKKIIGWVRYPFDLEIVLLLIVSIIAAGIAYFSRESLGIWKAYFFEPILFFILLFNTIGKDALNQKGSKWLEKIIWPLALSCLAVSVLAVYQKFTGQFIDNPLWAAESTRRVVSFFGYPNAVGLFLGPISLVLFGWMAKEKENLRAEGMTGKLKLLVISLTVFLSWAAIIFAKSTGAALGVAAGLIVFALLGGKRIRLVVAAGALIMVIGIAACAPARNYAIDKITLKTVSGEIRKQQWEETWNMLKDGRLLSGAGLDNYQTAIKSYHQEGIWFNRFNESDKDFLRKIMQSEEYRKLVWQPTEIYMYPHNIFLNFWSELGLAGLLLFVWIIGKYFYLGLRRLKDGDYTISGLIGAMAVIVVHGLVDVPYFKNDLSIIFWLFVFMLSAINLKANIKKV